From Microbacterium croceum, a single genomic window includes:
- the purH gene encoding bifunctional phosphoribosylaminoimidazolecarboxamide formyltransferase/IMP cyclohydrolase — protein sequence MAGPRHDPSLYRDRDTVPIRRALISVSDKSGLLTLAAALAEAGAEIVSTGSTAATIREAGFEVTDVAAVTGVAEMLDGRVKTLHPKIHGGLLADLRLEDHERQLDELDITPFDLVVVNLYPFVETVASGAVGDDVVEQIDIGGPAMVRAAAKNHANVAIVVSPQSYPAVVAAIAEGGTSLSQRRELAARAFAHTAAYDTAVASWFAEGTLNAEGDLPAHLTIQAERLATLRYGENSHQRGAIYTRSGGHGIAQATQLQGKEMSYNNYVDADAALRAAYDMIKPAVAIIKHANPCGIATTAPNALDPIASAHLRAHECDPVSAYGGVIAANGTVTLKMAENLKDIFTEVIVAPSFEPAALEVFKAKKNLRLLQLPEDWQQERMDVRLVSGGLLLQDADRFPDDIVSVAKNWELVSGERPSDEEMENLIFAWKACRAVKSNAIVLAKDNATVGVGMGQVNRVDSCRLAVERAGDRAAGSVAASDAFFPFADGAQVLIDAGVTAIVQPGGSVRDEEVVDAARKAGVTMFFTGERHFFH from the coding sequence ATGGCCGGCCCCCGCCACGACCCCTCGCTCTACCGCGATCGCGACACGGTGCCGATCCGTCGCGCTCTCATCTCGGTCAGTGACAAGAGCGGGCTGCTGACGCTCGCCGCCGCTCTCGCCGAGGCTGGCGCCGAGATCGTCTCCACCGGCTCCACGGCCGCCACGATCCGCGAGGCCGGATTCGAGGTCACCGACGTCGCCGCCGTGACCGGCGTGGCCGAGATGCTGGACGGACGGGTGAAGACCCTGCACCCGAAGATCCACGGCGGTCTGCTGGCCGACCTGCGTCTCGAGGACCATGAGCGCCAGCTCGACGAGCTGGACATCACCCCGTTCGACCTCGTCGTGGTCAACCTGTATCCCTTCGTCGAGACCGTCGCCTCCGGCGCGGTCGGCGACGACGTGGTCGAGCAGATCGATATCGGCGGCCCCGCGATGGTGCGCGCCGCGGCGAAGAACCACGCGAACGTCGCGATCGTCGTCTCGCCGCAGTCGTACCCCGCCGTCGTCGCGGCCATCGCAGAGGGCGGCACGTCGCTGTCGCAGCGCCGGGAACTCGCCGCCCGCGCCTTCGCGCACACCGCGGCCTATGACACGGCCGTCGCCTCCTGGTTCGCCGAGGGCACGCTGAACGCCGAGGGCGACCTGCCCGCTCACCTGACGATCCAGGCCGAGCGCCTCGCCACCCTCCGCTACGGCGAGAACTCGCACCAGCGTGGCGCGATCTACACCCGCTCCGGTGGCCACGGCATCGCCCAGGCCACGCAGCTGCAGGGCAAGGAGATGTCGTACAACAACTACGTCGACGCCGATGCCGCCCTCCGCGCCGCCTACGACATGATCAAGCCCGCTGTGGCGATCATCAAGCACGCCAACCCCTGCGGCATCGCGACCACGGCTCCGAACGCGCTCGACCCGATCGCCAGCGCGCACCTGCGCGCACACGAGTGCGACCCGGTCTCGGCGTACGGCGGAGTGATCGCGGCGAACGGCACCGTCACGCTCAAGATGGCGGAGAACCTCAAGGACATCTTCACCGAGGTCATCGTGGCCCCGTCGTTCGAGCCGGCCGCGCTCGAGGTGTTCAAGGCGAAGAAGAACCTGCGTCTGCTGCAGCTGCCGGAGGACTGGCAGCAGGAGCGCATGGACGTGCGTCTCGTCTCCGGCGGACTCCTGCTGCAGGACGCCGACCGCTTCCCCGACGACATCGTCTCGGTCGCGAAGAACTGGGAGCTCGTCTCGGGCGAGCGCCCGAGTGACGAGGAGATGGAGAACCTCATCTTCGCGTGGAAGGCGTGCCGCGCGGTGAAGTCGAACGCGATCGTGCTCGCCAAGGACAACGCCACGGTCGGTGTCGGCATGGGCCAGGTCAACCGCGTCGACTCGTGCCGCCTCGCGGTCGAGCGCGCAGGGGATCGGGCGGCCGGTTCGGTCGCGGCGTCCGACGCGTTCTTCCCGTTCGCCGACGGCGCCCAGGTGCTGATCGACGCCGGCGTCACGGCGATCGTGCAGCCGGGTGGTTCGGTGCGCGACGAGGAGGTCGTCGATGCCGCCCGCAAGGCCGGCGTCACGATGTTCTTCACCGGAGAGCGTCACTTCTTCCACTGA
- a CDS encoding NCS2 family permease gives MTTAPSPAPATAEPKNALDRFFEISKRGSTVGTEIRGGLVTFVTMAYIVILNPIILTGAADVDGTTLNFSAVGAATALTAGIMTILFGLVTRLPFGFAAGLGINAFVAFSVVGQVTWAEAMALVMINGIVIVLLAATGLRKLIFDAVPFQLKIAITVGIGFFIAFIGFVNSGFVTATGAASPPVGLGIGGSIATVPTVLFVATLILTGILVARKVKGGLLIGLVSGTVLAVIVEAIWHLGPQIGADGAVNPGGWSLTVPALTGSPVSLPDLSLIGAVDFGFDFNKVSLVALVMIVFTLVFSNFFDAMGTMTGLAKEAGLADEKGDFPRIKSALIVEGVGAIAGGATSSSSSTVFIESGAGIGEGARTGLANVVTGGIFLLAMFLTPLTSIVPTEIAAAALIIVGAMMMAQIKYIDLSDFSVLLPVFLTVTVMPLTYSIANGIGAGFVSWVLVQSLSGKAKKISPLLWAVAAGFVLFFARGPIESLFGVGI, from the coding sequence ATGACAACTGCCCCGTCCCCTGCCCCTGCGACTGCCGAACCGAAGAACGCGCTCGACCGGTTCTTCGAGATCAGCAAGCGCGGTTCCACCGTCGGCACCGAGATCCGAGGTGGCCTGGTGACGTTCGTCACGATGGCGTACATCGTGATCCTCAACCCGATCATCCTCACCGGCGCCGCCGATGTCGACGGCACGACGCTGAACTTCAGCGCTGTCGGCGCCGCCACCGCGCTCACCGCCGGCATCATGACGATCCTGTTCGGCCTCGTCACGCGGCTGCCCTTCGGCTTCGCCGCCGGCCTCGGCATCAACGCGTTCGTCGCGTTCTCCGTGGTCGGCCAGGTCACCTGGGCCGAGGCCATGGCGCTCGTGATGATCAACGGCATCGTGATCGTGCTGCTGGCCGCGACCGGTCTGCGCAAGCTGATCTTCGACGCCGTGCCCTTCCAGCTCAAGATCGCCATCACGGTCGGTATCGGCTTCTTCATCGCGTTCATCGGCTTCGTCAACTCGGGCTTCGTCACGGCGACCGGCGCCGCGTCCCCGCCCGTCGGCCTCGGCATCGGCGGCTCGATCGCGACCGTGCCGACCGTGCTGTTCGTCGCGACCCTGATCCTCACCGGCATCCTCGTCGCCCGCAAGGTCAAGGGCGGGCTGCTGATCGGACTCGTCTCCGGCACCGTGCTCGCCGTGATCGTCGAGGCGATCTGGCACCTCGGCCCGCAGATCGGCGCTGATGGCGCGGTCAACCCTGGCGGCTGGAGCCTCACGGTCCCCGCGCTCACCGGCTCGCCCGTCAGCCTGCCCGACCTGAGCCTGATCGGAGCCGTGGACTTCGGATTCGACTTTAACAAGGTCAGCCTCGTCGCCCTCGTCATGATCGTGTTCACCCTGGTGTTCTCGAACTTCTTCGACGCCATGGGCACCATGACCGGCCTCGCGAAGGAAGCCGGCCTGGCCGATGAGAAGGGCGACTTCCCCCGCATCAAGTCGGCACTGATCGTCGAGGGCGTCGGCGCCATCGCCGGTGGTGCCACCTCCTCGTCGTCGAGCACCGTGTTCATCGAGTCCGGCGCCGGCATCGGCGAGGGCGCGCGCACGGGCCTGGCGAACGTGGTCACGGGTGGGATCTTCCTCCTGGCGATGTTCCTGACCCCGCTCACCTCGATCGTCCCGACGGAGATCGCCGCGGCCGCGCTGATCATCGTCGGTGCCATGATGATGGCGCAGATCAAGTACATCGATCTGAGCGACTTCAGCGTGCTGCTGCCGGTGTTCCTCACCGTGACCGTGATGCCGCTGACCTACTCGATCGCCAACGGTATCGGCGCCGGCTTCGTGAGCTGGGTGCTCGTGCAGTCGCTGTCGGGCAAGGCCAAGAAGATCAGCCCGCTGCTCTGGGCCGTCGCCGCCGGGTTCGTGCTGTTCTTCGCGCGCGGTCCCATCGAGTCGCTCTTCGGCGTCGGTATCTGA
- a CDS encoding TetR/AcrR family transcriptional regulator, which translates to MSETSSAAANATRVVAAALDLFAEHGFEQTSVEQIARAAGVSRSTFFRQFGGKDDVVFADHELLLDVLREHFSVSEGDPWSTVADGAMLVFRHFAAEPDVARRRYELVRQIPALREREIVAVFRYERLFDEYLRESLPDLDPLDAVSYAAVITAVHNHVLRQMLRGKRVPASTLRQALDVAMRRFGVQQDAVAEPSADDLVVAVFPRSMPIAEVTRRVRAELG; encoded by the coding sequence ATGAGCGAAACCTCTTCCGCCGCCGCGAACGCGACGCGCGTCGTCGCCGCCGCACTCGACCTGTTCGCCGAACACGGTTTCGAACAGACCTCGGTCGAGCAGATCGCCCGGGCCGCAGGAGTATCGCGCTCGACCTTCTTCCGACAGTTCGGCGGCAAGGATGACGTCGTCTTCGCCGACCATGAGCTGCTGCTCGATGTGCTGCGCGAGCACTTCTCCGTCTCCGAAGGCGACCCCTGGTCGACCGTCGCCGACGGCGCGATGCTCGTCTTCCGGCACTTCGCCGCCGAGCCCGATGTGGCCAGACGACGCTACGAGCTCGTGCGGCAGATCCCCGCGCTGCGCGAACGGGAGATCGTGGCGGTGTTCCGCTACGAACGCCTGTTCGACGAGTACCTGCGCGAGTCGCTTCCCGACCTCGACCCGCTCGACGCCGTCAGCTACGCCGCCGTCATCACGGCCGTGCACAACCATGTGCTGCGCCAGATGCTGCGCGGCAAGCGCGTGCCGGCGTCGACGCTGCGTCAGGCGCTCGACGTCGCGATGCGGCGCTTCGGCGTGCAGCAGGATGCCGTCGCCGAGCCCTCGGCCGACGACCTTGTGGTGGCTGTCTTCCCCCGGTCGATGCCGATCGCCGAGGTCACCCGGCGCGTGCGCGCCGAGCTGGGCTGA
- a CDS encoding acyl-CoA dehydrogenase family protein encodes MRTEASPFPGERVSSYDVTGRQDGDYYAVFSDIPAADRAAWDRAKAYIDEVAPQMADAWDRAEYPLEAARRMGEMDLVVDGIEHPALTRLSPLAAGLVNMEISRGDGSLGTILAVQGGLALRTLALFGSEAQQEKWLTALADGSVLGSFALTEPDHGSDSVSLETMARRDGDTWVLRGTKKWIGNGASGGISFVWARVDDETAPEHGAVRCFLVEQDTPGYTGSVIRGKASLRAIHQAHIELDDVRLPLDAVLPGTKSFKDASVVLYATRSGVAWSALGHATACYEAALAYATQRVQFGKPLAKFQMVQERLTHMLEDVTAMQLYCRRLADLETAGELRPTQASLAKFHNTRAARRVAAIARDLLGGNGILLENGVMQHMADIEAIHTYEGTESVQALLLGRDITGMSAFV; translated from the coding sequence ATGCGCACCGAAGCTTCCCCGTTCCCCGGCGAGCGCGTCTCGTCGTACGACGTCACCGGACGCCAGGACGGCGACTACTACGCCGTGTTCTCCGACATCCCCGCGGCGGACCGTGCCGCGTGGGACCGCGCCAAGGCGTACATCGACGAGGTCGCCCCGCAGATGGCGGACGCCTGGGACCGCGCGGAGTATCCGCTCGAGGCCGCCCGGCGGATGGGCGAGATGGACCTCGTGGTCGACGGCATCGAGCATCCTGCTCTCACTCGGCTCTCGCCCCTCGCCGCAGGGCTCGTGAACATGGAGATCTCGCGCGGCGACGGCTCGCTCGGCACGATCCTCGCGGTGCAGGGCGGACTCGCCCTGCGCACCCTGGCACTGTTCGGCTCCGAAGCGCAGCAGGAGAAGTGGCTCACCGCGCTGGCAGACGGCTCCGTGCTCGGATCCTTCGCCCTGACCGAACCCGACCACGGCTCCGACTCCGTCTCGCTCGAGACCATGGCGCGGCGCGACGGTGACACCTGGGTGCTCCGGGGCACGAAGAAGTGGATCGGCAACGGCGCCTCCGGCGGCATCAGCTTCGTGTGGGCTCGCGTCGATGACGAGACCGCACCGGAGCACGGCGCCGTGCGCTGCTTCCTGGTCGAGCAGGACACCCCCGGCTATACCGGATCCGTCATCCGCGGCAAAGCATCACTGCGTGCCATCCACCAGGCGCACATCGAGCTCGACGACGTGCGCTTACCGCTCGACGCCGTGCTGCCCGGCACGAAGAGCTTCAAGGACGCCTCCGTCGTGCTCTACGCCACCCGCTCCGGCGTCGCCTGGTCGGCGCTCGGTCATGCCACTGCCTGCTACGAGGCTGCGCTCGCATACGCCACGCAGCGGGTGCAGTTCGGCAAGCCGCTGGCGAAGTTTCAGATGGTGCAGGAGCGGCTGACCCACATGCTCGAGGACGTCACGGCGATGCAGCTGTACTGCCGTCGCCTCGCCGACCTCGAGACCGCGGGCGAGCTGCGCCCGACCCAGGCCTCGCTCGCGAAGTTCCACAACACCCGGGCCGCCCGCCGCGTCGCCGCTATCGCCCGCGATCTGCTCGGCGGCAACGGCATCCTGCTCGAGAACGGCGTGATGCAGCACATGGCCGACATCGAGGCGATCCACACCTACGAGGGAACCGAGAGCGTGCAGGCGCTGCTGCTCGGTCGCGACATCACCGGGATGAGCGCGTTCGTCTGA
- the sucD gene encoding succinate--CoA ligase subunit alpha: MSIYLNKDSKVIVQGITGGEGTKHTALMLKAGTQVVGGVNARKAGTTVAHTDKDGNAVELPVFASVAEAMKETGADVSIAFVPGAFTKDAMIEAIDAEIPLLVVITEGVPVGDSAEAWAYAQSKGNKTRIIGPNCPGIITPGEALVGITPANITGKGPIGLVSKSGTLTYQMMFELRDLGFSTAIGIGGDPVIGTTHIDALAAFEADPETKAIVMIGEIGGDAEERAADYIKAHVTKPVVGYVAGFTAPEGKTMGHAGAIVSGSAGTAQAKKEALEAAGVKVGKTPSETADLMRAIIEAL; this comes from the coding sequence ATGTCGATCTACCTCAACAAGGACTCCAAGGTCATCGTCCAGGGCATCACCGGCGGCGAGGGCACCAAGCACACGGCGCTCATGCTCAAGGCCGGCACCCAGGTCGTCGGCGGCGTCAACGCCCGCAAGGCCGGCACCACGGTCGCGCACACCGACAAGGACGGCAACGCCGTCGAGCTCCCCGTCTTCGCCTCGGTCGCCGAGGCGATGAAGGAGACCGGCGCCGACGTGTCGATCGCCTTCGTCCCCGGCGCCTTCACGAAGGACGCGATGATCGAGGCCATCGATGCCGAGATCCCGCTTCTCGTCGTCATCACCGAGGGCGTCCCCGTCGGCGACTCGGCCGAGGCCTGGGCCTACGCGCAGAGCAAGGGCAACAAGACCCGCATCATCGGCCCGAACTGCCCCGGCATCATCACCCCCGGTGAGGCGCTCGTCGGCATCACCCCGGCGAACATCACCGGCAAGGGCCCGATCGGCCTCGTGTCGAAGTCGGGCACCCTGACCTACCAGATGATGTTCGAGCTGCGCGACCTGGGCTTCTCGACCGCCATCGGCATCGGCGGCGACCCGGTCATCGGCACCACGCACATCGACGCGCTGGCCGCGTTCGAGGCGGACCCCGAGACCAAGGCGATCGTCATGATCGGTGAGATCGGCGGCGACGCGGAAGAGCGCGCGGCCGACTACATCAAGGCGCACGTCACGAAGCCGGTCGTCGGCTACGTCGCGGGCTTCACCGCCCCCGAGGGCAAGACGATGGGCCACGCCGGCGCGATCGTCTCGGGCTCGGCAGGCACCGCTCAGGCCAAGAAGGAGGCTCTCGAGGCCGCCGGAGTCAAGGTCGGCAAGACGCCGTCCGAGACGGCAGACCTGATGCGCGCGATTATCGAAGCGCTCTGA
- the sucC gene encoding ADP-forming succinate--CoA ligase subunit beta, protein MDLYEYQARDVFEKYGVPVLAGIVADTPEEVRAAAEKIGGVVVVKAQVKTGGRGKAGGVKVAKTPDEAYEAAKAILGLDIKGHIVKRVMVAQGARIAEEFYFSVLLDRANRSYLSLCSVEGGMEIEELAVERPEALARVEVNPLTGIDKAKAVEIARAANFPEDLIEKVSDVFVKLFDVYKGEDATLVEVNPLVRTEEGDIIALDGKVTLDDNASEIRHPEHEALEDKDAADPLEAKAKKSGLNYVKLDGEVGIIGNGAGLVMSTLDVVAYAGENHNGVKPANFLDIGGGASAEVMAAGLDVILGDPQVKSVFVNVFGGITACDAVANGIKGALETLGATASKPLVVRLDGNRVDEGRAILAEYAHPLVTLAATMDEGADKAAELANA, encoded by the coding sequence GTGGATCTGTACGAGTACCAGGCACGAGACGTTTTCGAAAAGTACGGAGTGCCGGTTCTCGCCGGCATCGTCGCGGACACCCCTGAAGAGGTGAGGGCGGCTGCAGAGAAGATCGGCGGAGTCGTCGTCGTCAAGGCTCAGGTCAAGACCGGCGGCCGTGGAAAGGCAGGCGGCGTCAAGGTCGCCAAGACCCCCGACGAGGCGTACGAGGCGGCCAAGGCCATTCTCGGACTCGACATCAAGGGCCACATCGTCAAGCGCGTCATGGTCGCCCAGGGTGCCCGCATCGCCGAGGAGTTCTACTTCTCTGTGCTGCTCGACCGGGCCAACCGCTCCTACCTGAGCCTCTGCTCGGTCGAGGGCGGCATGGAGATCGAGGAGCTCGCCGTCGAGCGCCCCGAGGCGCTCGCCCGTGTCGAGGTCAACCCGCTCACGGGTATCGACAAGGCGAAGGCGGTCGAGATCGCCCGCGCGGCGAACTTCCCCGAGGACCTCATCGAGAAGGTCTCCGACGTCTTCGTGAAGCTCTTCGACGTCTACAAGGGCGAGGATGCGACGCTCGTCGAGGTCAACCCGCTGGTACGCACCGAAGAGGGCGACATCATCGCGCTCGACGGCAAGGTCACCCTGGACGACAACGCCTCCGAGATCCGCCACCCCGAGCACGAGGCACTCGAGGACAAGGACGCAGCCGACCCGCTCGAGGCCAAGGCCAAGAAGAGCGGCCTGAACTACGTGAAGCTCGACGGCGAGGTCGGCATCATCGGCAACGGCGCGGGCCTGGTCATGTCGACGCTCGACGTGGTCGCCTACGCCGGTGAGAACCACAACGGCGTCAAGCCGGCCAACTTCCTCGACATCGGCGGCGGCGCCTCGGCCGAGGTCATGGCCGCCGGCCTCGACGTCATCCTCGGCGACCCGCAGGTCAAGAGCGTGTTCGTGAACGTCTTCGGCGGCATCACGGCGTGCGACGCCGTCGCCAACGGCATCAAGGGCGCGCTCGAGACGCTCGGCGCCACGGCATCCAAGCCGCTGGTCGTTCGTCTCGACGGCAACCGCGTCGACGAGGGTCGCGCGATCCTCGCCGAGTACGCGCACCCGCTCGTCACCCTGGCCGCCACGATGGACGAGGGCGCCGACAAGGCCGCCGAGCTCGCCAACGCCTGA
- a CDS encoding cell division protein PerM, translated as MQRLLVALLAAFDAVIAAAVGLAVLLAPLTLLWTLAFGATADWGALWPLTGTLWGFGHGVPLDVTIPSELLVALTIPAAAANFIVSVTPLAFLLFTVLFAARSGARAAKAGAWLIGALSGAAVFAIIAAGVALSSRLEGAQTSLPLAIILPSTAYLTGAVCGAVRIAWEDGDGGPLDRLHDLVDTWGDWTPVPASIVRGAAFAVMGVTAAAATAVALMTLLRGGEVVALFQASRVDALGATVMALGQFAYLPTLIVWAASWIAGPGFAVGVGTAVSPAGTQLGVVPGIPILGLLPENSSIWMLIVVLVPIAAGAVAGWAVRSRLVWEGTPLALLPRAVIAVGIGAVVAGIAAVAAALAHGSMGPGRLVEVGPAPVPFALALGGEVLLGAAILLLSPRHRDELAEERTDRWNAEMAGIPTVDWATIDRAPEIAQTDAARSADDTAPLDDLGRFTAPDATDRRD; from the coding sequence ATGCAACGCCTCCTCGTCGCGCTCCTCGCCGCCTTCGACGCCGTCATCGCCGCCGCGGTCGGCCTCGCCGTGCTGCTCGCGCCGCTGACCCTGCTGTGGACCCTCGCCTTCGGGGCGACCGCGGACTGGGGCGCGCTCTGGCCGCTCACCGGAACGCTCTGGGGATTCGGGCACGGCGTGCCGCTCGACGTGACCATTCCCTCGGAACTGCTGGTCGCGCTCACGATCCCCGCGGCAGCCGCGAACTTCATCGTGTCGGTGACGCCGCTGGCCTTCCTTCTGTTCACGGTGCTCTTCGCCGCGCGTTCCGGTGCACGCGCCGCCAAGGCGGGTGCCTGGCTCATCGGTGCCCTCTCGGGTGCCGCGGTGTTCGCGATCATCGCTGCCGGCGTCGCCCTCTCCTCCCGGCTGGAGGGGGCGCAGACCTCGTTGCCCCTCGCGATCATCCTGCCGAGCACCGCCTACCTGACCGGCGCGGTGTGCGGCGCGGTCAGGATCGCCTGGGAAGACGGCGACGGGGGCCCGCTCGATCGTCTGCACGACCTCGTCGACACCTGGGGTGACTGGACTCCCGTACCCGCCTCGATCGTGCGCGGTGCGGCCTTCGCGGTGATGGGGGTGACCGCCGCTGCTGCCACCGCTGTGGCGCTCATGACGCTGCTGCGCGGCGGTGAGGTGGTCGCGCTGTTCCAGGCGTCGCGAGTGGATGCGCTCGGTGCCACCGTGATGGCCCTCGGCCAGTTCGCATATCTCCCGACACTCATCGTGTGGGCCGCCTCGTGGATTGCCGGGCCCGGATTCGCGGTCGGCGTCGGCACGGCCGTCTCTCCGGCCGGTACGCAGCTCGGCGTCGTGCCCGGCATCCCGATCCTGGGGCTGCTCCCCGAGAACAGCTCGATCTGGATGCTCATCGTCGTGCTGGTCCCGATCGCCGCCGGAGCCGTCGCCGGATGGGCCGTCCGCTCGCGACTGGTCTGGGAGGGCACGCCGCTGGCCCTGCTGCCGCGCGCGGTCATCGCCGTCGGCATCGGTGCGGTCGTCGCGGGCATCGCTGCGGTCGCTGCTGCCCTCGCCCACGGTTCGATGGGGCCGGGGCGGCTGGTGGAGGTCGGGCCCGCACCCGTTCCGTTCGCACTGGCTCTCGGGGGAGAGGTGCTGCTCGGCGCCGCGATCCTGCTGCTCTCGCCGCGCCATCGCGACGAGCTGGCCGAGGAACGCACCGACCGCTGGAACGCCGAGATGGCGGGCATCCCGACGGTGGACTGGGCCACGATCGACCGGGCGCCCGAGATCGCGCAGACGGATGCTGCGCGCTCGGCCGATGACACGGCACCGCTCGACGACCTCGGCAGGTTCACGGCCCCGGACGCGACCGACCGGCGCGACTGA
- a CDS encoding C45 family autoproteolytic acyltransferase/hydolase, whose protein sequence is MIVHEWFSDADAPHDEGVRFGAQWSPQLRGARDSYLRLFAQSGVSADSARAVAEDCRAATESAAPEIAAEFAGIAEGSGLPLIDVHLLTARTEILARMTPSMECSTVVHVPDDATPPRTLQTWDWHETLSNETVVRRLRSASGARVVTFCEFGQPAKIGVNDRGVGVHFNILHHRSDGSQPGVPVHVLARMILDRASTLAEAVELARSVPLAASSVLTVVAFDGRTPSAAAVEVSPAGVAVLPAPRGQTLAHTNHFLDAELAAGEYSPYETTSVPRYQCLTDAADLAAIVDDRERALAFGAIPDAPISVRARADQPEHLRWETKLTIALDVAEGAIAFAAAAPADVSAAAWRRVSVRDDAPTASSR, encoded by the coding sequence ATGATCGTGCACGAGTGGTTCTCTGATGCGGATGCTCCGCACGACGAGGGCGTCCGGTTCGGCGCACAGTGGTCGCCCCAGCTGCGCGGTGCACGGGACTCGTACCTGCGGCTGTTCGCGCAGTCCGGCGTGAGCGCCGACAGCGCCAGGGCGGTCGCGGAGGACTGCCGCGCGGCCACCGAGTCCGCCGCCCCCGAGATCGCCGCGGAGTTCGCCGGCATCGCCGAAGGGAGCGGGTTGCCGCTCATCGATGTGCATCTGCTCACGGCACGCACCGAGATCCTCGCGCGGATGACCCCGTCGATGGAGTGCTCGACCGTCGTGCACGTGCCCGACGATGCGACGCCGCCCCGCACGCTGCAGACCTGGGACTGGCACGAGACGCTCTCGAACGAGACCGTGGTGCGGCGACTGCGGTCGGCCTCCGGGGCGCGCGTCGTGACGTTCTGCGAGTTCGGCCAACCGGCCAAGATCGGTGTGAACGACCGCGGCGTCGGTGTGCACTTCAACATCCTCCATCACCGGTCGGACGGGTCGCAGCCCGGGGTGCCGGTACATGTGCTCGCCCGGATGATCCTCGACCGCGCGAGCACGCTCGCCGAGGCCGTCGAGCTGGCCCGCTCCGTCCCCCTCGCCGCGTCGAGCGTGCTCACGGTCGTCGCGTTCGACGGACGGACGCCCTCGGCGGCGGCCGTGGAGGTCTCCCCGGCCGGCGTCGCGGTGCTCCCCGCCCCGCGCGGACAGACCCTGGCGCACACGAACCACTTCCTCGATGCCGAGCTCGCCGCGGGCGAGTACTCGCCGTACGAGACCACGAGCGTGCCCCGCTACCAGTGCCTGACCGATGCGGCTGATCTCGCGGCCATCGTCGACGATCGGGAGCGAGCGCTCGCCTTCGGGGCGATCCCCGATGCGCCGATCTCGGTGCGCGCGCGGGCCGACCAGCCGGAGCACCTGCGCTGGGAGACGAAGCTCACGATCGCACTGGATGTCGCAGAGGGGGCGATCGCGTTCGCGGCGGCGGCGCCGGCCGATGTGTCCGCCGCCGCCTGGCGTCGGGTGTCGGTCCGCGACGACGCACCGACCGCGTCGTCACGGTGA
- the purN gene encoding phosphoribosylglycinamide formyltransferase: MLTVAVLISGTGSNLRALLEAARHPDFPARVVVVGADREADGLAHAEEFGIPSFTVPWHEHDSREAWGEELARQLRVWTPDLVVLSGLMRLLPPAVVAEFSPALINTHPAFLPEFPGAHGVRDALAAGVAQTGASVIVVDDGVDTGPILAQERVPILSGDTEHTLHERIKPVERRLLIDVVRGIATGEIALTSSS; this comes from the coding sequence GTGCTCACGGTCGCCGTTCTCATCTCGGGCACCGGCTCGAATCTTCGCGCCCTCCTCGAGGCCGCTCGCCATCCCGACTTCCCCGCTCGGGTGGTCGTCGTCGGCGCCGACCGCGAGGCCGACGGTCTGGCCCATGCCGAGGAGTTCGGCATCCCCAGCTTCACCGTCCCCTGGCACGAGCACGACAGCCGTGAGGCCTGGGGCGAGGAGCTGGCCCGCCAGCTGCGGGTCTGGACGCCCGACCTGGTCGTGCTCTCCGGTCTCATGCGGCTGCTGCCGCCGGCGGTGGTGGCGGAGTTCTCACCGGCCCTGATCAACACGCATCCGGCTTTCCTCCCGGAGTTCCCCGGCGCCCACGGTGTGCGCGATGCGCTCGCGGCCGGCGTCGCGCAGACGGGGGCGAGCGTGATCGTCGTCGATGACGGCGTCGACACCGGTCCGATCCTGGCGCAGGAGCGCGTGCCGATCCTCTCCGGTGACACCGAGCACACCCTGCACGAGCGCATCAAGCCGGTCGAACGACGGCTCCTGATCGATGTGGTCCGCGGTATCGCCACCGGCGAGATCGCGCTGACCTCCTCCTCCTGA